The genomic DNA CTGCCGCGGCTTCGGCGCCGACGGTGTCACCGGGATCCCGTTCTCTCTGACGGCCAACGCGCCCAGTACATCGATGTCCACGCCGTATCCCCTGTTCGTGTATTCGCGCAATGAGTCACCGGTCGTCCGAGGGCTGCGCGGCAGAGCCGGTTTCTCGGCACACCTGAGTAAAAAACGGGACGGGCGGTTTGTCAATACCAAACCGATCGCGCTGTTTTTGCAATCTTCCATGCCGCCCTCAAGCGGCCCTGCAGCCAGGAGGTGCGGACACGAACGCCAGGACGCTCGGCACTTGAGGCGCGAAGGAGTCGGCGCGGGCCGGCATGCGATGTGAACAACAGAGACGTGCCGCAATGTGCCAATTGAGGGAAATAGGAGCGTACGGCAAACCCTGAAAGAAACCGCCAGGTTGGTTTACTATGTCATAGCCCTCCGCCCACCTACCCGAGGAGCCACCGGTGTTGAAACAGGAGCGTGCCGTACGCACCCGCCACTCACTCGTCCACTCCGCGGCACAGGCGTTCCAGCAGCACGGATACGTTCAGGCGAGGCTGGCGGACATCAGCTCCCGGGCGGGAGTCAGCCCCGGCGCCCTGCACTTCCACTTCGAGAACAAGTCCGCGGTGGCCTCCACGGTGCAGGCCGAGGCCGCCGAGAGCCTGCGCCGGGCAGTCCGCGCGGCGACCCGGCAGCCCGGCATGAACGCGCTGCAGAAGCTGACCGACGCCTCACACGCCCTGGCGGACACCCTGCGCCGCGATGTCGTGGCCCGCGCCGGCTTTCAGCTGAGCTGCGACGAGGCGTGCAAGGCCGAGTGGGACCTGTGCCAGGAGTGGCACAGGTACGTCCAGCGGCTGCTCGAGGAGGCCGCGGACGAGAACCTGCTCTCCGAGGACGTCGCCCGGCACAACGTGGCCGCCTCCATCGTGGCGGCGACCACCGGCTTGGAGGTCCTCGCCAGGAACGACGCCGAGTGGCTCGCGCACGAGACACTCACCGGCCTGTGGGAACTCATCCTTCCGTGCCTGGCCACTGGGGCGGCGCTCACCGTGCTCGAACCGGGCGGCACGCACCCCGGCAGGCGGGACAAGGCAACGCCCGGCGGGCGCAGGCCTGTTCACCGTGCACAGCTCGCGGCGAACCGGACAGCTCTGTCCACCCGCCCGGTGCCCGCACGCTGAGCGGCGGACCGTACCCGGGCCCGCTCCCCCGGCACCACAACCGGCCGGCCCGGCACCACGGCAGTGCCGAACCGTCAGCGCAGCCCGGCCCCGGTGCCGGACGCCACCAGGGTGTCGAGGCTGGAGGACTCCGCGAGCCTGGGCAGCAGCAGCCTCCAGAACCGGGTGAGGGGAGTGTGCGAGAGCCACCGCGCGTCCTGGCGGCCCAGGCTCTCCAGCCCCGCCGTCACCGCCACGACGGCGGTCGCCGCGTCCCGCACCGATGGCCCCCGCGCCAGGGAGCCCTCCCCGTCGGCCCGCACCAGGACGTCCTCCACCCACTCCTGCCACGTACGGCGCAGGCCGGCCTCTGCTCGTACGTGCTCGAGGCTGTCGCTCAGGTCGAACCCGGCGCGCAGCACAACGTCGTCCTCGAGGGTGCGGATGAGGGCATGCGTGGCATCGATCAGCATCTGCAGGGCGCCGTCGGCCTGTTGCTGGGTGATCCGATCCAGCCGCTGCGCGGCCTCCTGGCCGACCGCGTCGGCCAGGGCCGCCTTGCTGGAGAAGTGGAAGTGCAGCGCTCCGCTGCTCACCCCGGCCCGGGCACTGATCGTGGACAGTGAGGCCAGTTCGAAACCGTCGCGGTCGAACAGCTCGGCGGCGGACTCGATCAAGGCGTTGCGCGTACGTACCGCGCGTTCCTGTTTGGCCATCAGAGGGCTCCGGTGGTGCAGAGGGACAGCGGCGGGTGCAGACTGCGGCCCCCTCCGCACAAACCCACACTAACAAACCGCTGAGGCGGTTTCTAGGGTACGTGGTCCATGCCTGCCTGACCACGCGCGTACCCAGCATCCGGAACGGCGAACTCCGCAAGCCTAGTAGAGGCTGCGGAGTCCGTCTGACTGCTCTCCGGGCGGGGCGCGGGGATCAGGCCACTGCTGGCAACAGCACCACGGGCAGGGAGCCGTAGCCGTTCATCAGGAACGTCGGCATGGGCTGCAGCTGCCCGGCGGGGTGGGCG from Streptomyces lunaelactis includes the following:
- a CDS encoding ScbR family autoregulator-binding transcription factor, which codes for MLKQERAVRTRHSLVHSAAQAFQQHGYVQARLADISSRAGVSPGALHFHFENKSAVASTVQAEAAESLRRAVRAATRQPGMNALQKLTDASHALADTLRRDVVARAGFQLSCDEACKAEWDLCQEWHRYVQRLLEEAADENLLSEDVARHNVAASIVAATTGLEVLARNDAEWLAHETLTGLWELILPCLATGAALTVLEPGGTHPGRRDKATPGGRRPVHRAQLAANRTALSTRPVPAR
- a CDS encoding ScbR family autoregulator-binding transcription factor, with amino-acid sequence MAKQERAVRTRNALIESAAELFDRDGFELASLSTISARAGVSSGALHFHFSSKAALADAVGQEAAQRLDRITQQQADGALQMLIDATHALIRTLEDDVVLRAGFDLSDSLEHVRAEAGLRRTWQEWVEDVLVRADGEGSLARGPSVRDAATAVVAVTAGLESLGRQDARWLSHTPLTRFWRLLLPRLAESSSLDTLVASGTGAGLR